A genomic region of Pristiophorus japonicus isolate sPriJap1 chromosome 20, sPriJap1.hap1, whole genome shotgun sequence contains the following coding sequences:
- the LOC139233062 gene encoding protein transport protein Sec16A-like — translation MQSPAMQQPPPPPRSSPGFGSTAGAPPSGGTPNAFRRNAPFRRPNTPLSGAPAPPPLPVTDPFGLAQPATPPGAANDGPLPPPPFAGRHDGGYAPPRWPTDAPSGARASFPGPPGERCEPYGAPAPLPPLLGEAGSFSPARGPDPGPGPGLPPEPSYFHTGLGPESGEAGPRQGTAPTHSRPQPPHGQEGGLREPPPFSAFAPQFLPNASSSQWAASQGSRPPSVQNYFQPSDPQTQGFGGYCAPQLQPVPPHQNQAAGGHYQQPPEPLAPFAGAERQDGGWAAPFQQLPPPQHPRGFASPGAAWSDDWPPGPPRETCQQQATPHPGHRADRPAPDPSPAPDPNTGTVSVFFKGGEVENEETCTAICDAFQSSAGPFFSAPPLPDPSDGTDPRGFLPLPAAPYGLYSLGGGEPADPTLPRSEGPPLDNDENSEFLQNQEVLPTEPERLPAGFLPVPAPANPGLHLAKGPGGAAGGGGGPPPNLETPDSTPHPLRSDSISSNHSSASHSSGSSLRRSQAPLSTFIQQESGKPPADSPSRFFEQIDSSPLGREPAGAGRAVYYSQLSQPPAPSAPKPMATFQASANSSFEPVRAHGQLAVRVAEVDQAKMVMELSQPAANTAGQRQGAGASDVSPGNLEQPPDNLENIRGPRPHPSPYACPGAPDGVARLAAELPEKRPSSRAHGARAKSESPAATLWAQSELPSFCAGIVLAPAAPAVPAAAKDPGATVMQPPEGGGRAPSYPPLPGNMESLPRGAQDAAPKSQAGPSYATLLVPSPSPAAPSPPVLLARPLQAPGPGTDRPLRDRGDGQSVALASPAPPNLGSPPARAPLNLAADGCLEPRPAGEGLTTTDPASPPSSWAPGAAVAIPPTSGLPPPAEASSDDARNRAFHQPQPPPANCELLDFTLRRTPPNPAPSLPLGSAAQHPAPCQPYPAGLYTNDKPGFYLQVTKDVQQQQPIAAVTGQQVAPPLPPAAHDPAQHPLPAVSGHYPPVSYGYPGPTQPPAPQSAAQAAVTAPQLPPHHEVTPQHPYPPVQPHPGYGYPYPYPYQDYSADPQQPYTMPHPSYPAMDARVGQQVSYLPVDSRGSNPYYQDDPYRRYSVRYTRYETNKVGYTEPERERERTSRPSSRASQSSDRPSSRQGYTEDPYGGRSGREAIAGYYADYYNGQYPYRDPAQWDRYDPAAYDPRYRDYREYDRPYWYYAPYQARDAYYREAYRDRRNGCEDLWQYDPRYDASFDECSRRDPYADEFDRRSTHSEHSAHSVLSSHSVRSRHSSFSSQSRQSQVYRSQQDLAGPYEAPGQAIAADYTYNQYSENTVHPGYSDYQYGYPAETGWQPVEKAPPRPVTPEKFTIPHLCVRFSPGGQLLKVLPNLPSEGQPALVEIHSLETILQHLSEQEELRNFPGPLAKEETHKVDVINFAQNKATECLRNDELLDKESANLLWELIVLLCRQNGTVIGTDIAELLLREHRSVWLPGKSPNEANLIDFNNDLVPRAEDESCTSLLADSFLDGNATESTGKDTERFRELLLFGRKKDALESAMKHGLWGHALLLASKMDSRTHAKVMTRFANSLPINDPLQTVYQLMSGRMPAAATCCGDERWGDWRPHLAMVLSNLSIGPDLDRRTITTMGDTLASKGLLDASHFCYLMAQVGFGVYTRKSTKLVLIGSNHSWSFLKFASNEAIQRTEAYEYSQALGNQACFLPNFQVFKFIYACRLAEMGLAAQAFHYCEVIARTLLRNPAFYSPVFFGQLVQVR, via the exons ATGCAGAGCCCGGCAATGCAGCAGCCTCCGCCGCCCCCCCGATCCTCGCCCGGATTCGGCAGCACTGCCGGAGCCCCGCCGAGCGGGGGCACCCCCAACGCCTTCCGCCGCAACGCCCCCTTCCGACGGCCCAACACCCCGCTGTCGGGCGCCcccgcccctcctcctctccccgtcACCGACCCCTTCGGCCTCGCCCAGCCCGCCACTCCGCCGGGCGCCGCCAACGACGGCCCGCTGCCCCCTCCGCCGTTTGCCGGCCGGCACGATGGGGGCTACGCTCCGCCCCGCTGGCCCACCGACGCTCCGAGCGGAGCCCGGGCATCGTTTCCTGGACCCCCGGGGGAGCGCTGCGAGCCATACGGGGCGCCGGCTCCACTCCCCCCGCTGCTGGGCGAGGCCGGGAGCTTCTCCCCTGCCCGTGGACCCGACCCCGGCCCTGGCCCCGGCCTGCCCCCCGAGCCCTCCTACTTCCACACGGGGCTGGGCCCGGAGAGTGGCGAGGCTGGCCCCCGCCAGGGCACGGCTCCCACGCACAGCCGGCCTCAGCCCCCCCACGGGCAGGAGGGGGGCCTTCGCGAGCCCCCGCCCTTCTCCGCCTTCGCTCCGCAGTTCCTGCCGAACGCCTCCTCCTCCCAGTGGGCAGCCAGTCAAGGCAGCCGGCCTCCCTCCGTCCAGAACTACTTCCAGCCCAGTGACCCCCAGACCCAAGGGTTTGGCGGCTACTGCGCCCCCCAGCTCCAGCCCGTGCCaccccaccaaaaccaggcagcGGGCGGCCATTACCAGCAGCCGCCGGAGCCCCTCGCGCCGTTTGCCGGAGCCGAGCGGCAAGATGGCGGCTGGGCGGCTCCCTTCCAGCAGCTCCCGCCCCCCCAGCACCCGCGTGGCTTCGCCAGTCCCGGCGCGGCATGGTCAGACGACTGGCCACCCGGCCCCCCTCGGGAAACGTGCCAGCAGCAGGCAACCCCTCACCCTGGGCACCGAGCGGACCGCCCAGCCCCGGACCCCAGCCCAGCCCCGGACCCCAACACGGGCACTGTCTCTGTCTTCTTCAAAGGGGGCGAGGTGGAGAACGAGGAGACTTGCACCGCCATCTGCGATGCCTTTCAGTCCAGTGCCGGGCCGTTCTTCAGCGCTCCGCCGCTGCCTGATCCGTCCGACGGCACGGATCCCCGAGGCTTCCTCCCGCTGCCGGCCGCCCCATACGGCCTTTACAGCCTCGGGGGCGGAGAGCCTGCGGACCCCACCCTGCCCCGCAGCGAGGGGCCGCCGCTGGACAACGACGAGAACTCCGAGTTCCTCCAGAACCAGGAGGTCCTGCCCACTGAGCCTGAGCGGCTGCCCGCCGGGTTCCTGCCTGTGCCTGCCCCGGCAAACCCAGGGCTGCACCTCGCCAAAGGCCCGGGCGgagcagcggggggagggggaggacccCCGCCGAACCTGGAGACCCCCGACTCCACGCCTCACCCACTGCGCTCCGACAGCATCTCCTCCAACCACAGCAGCGCCAGTCACAGCAGCGGCTCCAGCCTGAGGCGCTCCCAGGCCCCGCTCAGCACCTTCATCCAGCAGGAGAGCGGGAAACCTCCCGCCGACTCCCCCTCCCGCTTCTTCGAGCAGATCGACTCGTCCCCCCTGGGCCGGGAGCCGGCGGGCGCAGGGCGGGCCGTGTACTACAGCCAGCTGtcccagccccctgcccccagtGCCCCCAAGCCCATGGCCACCTTCCAGGCCAGCGCCAACAGCTCCTTCGAGCCAGTGCGCGCTCACGGCCAGCTGGCCGTCCGAGTGGCCGAGGTGGACCAGGCCAAGATGGTGATGGAACTGAGCCAGCCGGCGGCAAACACCGCGGGGCAGCGGCAGGGGGCCGGCGCCTCGGACGTCTCCCCCGGCAACCTGGAACAGCCGCCGGACAACCTGGAAAATATCCGCGGCCCCCGGCCCCACCCGAGCCCCTACGCCTGCCCGGGGGCCCCCGATGGCGTGGCGAGGCTCGCGGCAGAGCTGCCGGAGAAGAGACCGTCCTCCCGCGCGCATGGTGCCCGGGCAAAGTCGGAGAGCCCCGCCGCCACTCTCTGGGCGCAGAGCGAGCTGCCGAGCTTCTGTGCCGGGATTGTGCTGGCACCGGCTGCCCCGGCGGTGCCCGCGGCGGCCAAGGATCCGGGCGCCACGGTGATGCAGCCGCCGGAAGGTGGCGGCAGGGCCCCAAGCTATCCGCCGctcccggggaacatggagagtctcCCCCGGGGGGCCCAAGACGCGGCCCCCAAAAGCCAGGCGGGCCCCAGCTACGCCACGCTGCTGGTCCCGTCTCCGTCACCTGCCGCGCCCAGCCCGCCTGTCTTGCTGGCCCGGCCCCTCCAGGCCCCGGGGCCTGGCACCGACCGCCCTCTCCGAGACCGAGGCGACGGCCAGAGCGTGGCCCTAGCCAGCCCCGCCCCGCCGAACCTCGGCTCACCGCCCGCCCGCGCTCCGCTCAACCTGGCCGCGGACGGCTGTCTCGAGCCGCGGCCGGCCGGCGAAGGACTGACCACCACGGATCCCGCCAGTCCCCCCTCCAGCTGGGCTCCCGGGGCAGCCGTGGCGATCCCCCCGACCTCCGGCCTTCCGCCGCCTGCCGAGGCCAGCAGCGACGACGCGAGGAACCGAGCGTTTCACCAGCCCCAGCCGCCGCCGGCCAACTGCGAGCTGCTCGACTTCACGCTGCGCCGCACTCCGCCGAATCCGGCCCCCTCCCTGCCGCTCGGCAGTGCCGCGCAGCACCCGGCCCCCTGCCAGCCTTACCCCGCGGGGCTCTACACCAATGACAAGCCAGGCTTCTATCTGCAGGTCACCAAAGATGTCCAACAGCAGCAGCCGATTGCCGCGGTGACGGGGCAACAGGTAGCGCCCCCGCTGCCGCCTGCGGCTCACGACCCAGCCCAGCACCCACTGCCAGCGGTCAGCGGGCACTACCCGCCGGTGAGCTACGGGTACCCTGGCCCCACCCAGCCTCCGGCGCCGCAGTCAGCGGCTCAGGCTGCGGTAACTGCCCCCCAGCTGCCCCCTCACCACGAGGTGACTCCACAGCACCCGTACCCCCCGGTCCAGCCACACCCGGGGTACGGCTACCCCTACCCATACCCGTACCAGGATTACAGCGCGGACCCACAACAGCCTTACACCATGCCTCACCCGTCGTACCCAGCCATGGACGCCAGAGTCGGCCAGCAGGTGTCCTACCTGCCCGTGGATTCCAGAGGCAGCAACCCGTACTACCAG GATGACCCGTACAGACGGTACAGCGTGCGATACACCAGGTATGAGACCAACAAGGTGGGCTACACGGAGCCGGAGAGGGAACGGGAGAGGACGAGTCGGCCCAGCTCTCGAGCCAGTCAATCCTCCGACAGGCCATCCTCCAG GCAAGGCTACACGGAAGACCCCTATGGTGGGAGAAGTGGACGAGAGGCCATCGCTGGTTACTATGCGGATTATTACAATGGACAGTATCCATACAGAG ACCCAGCTCAGTGGGACCGGTACGACCCCGCTGCCTACGATCCTCGATACAGAGACTATCGGGAGTACGATCGGCCGTACTGGTACTACGCACCGTATCAGGCGCGGGATGCTTATTATCGGGAGGCCTATAGAGACAG GAGGAACGGGTGCGAGGACCTGTGGCAGTACGACCCTCGATACGACGCTAGCTTCGATGAGTGCAGTCGGCGGGACCCGTACGCTGACGAGTTTGATCGTCGCAGCACGCACAGCGAGCACTCTGCTCACAGTGTGCTGAGCTCGCACAGCGTGAGGAGCAGGCATAGCAGCTTCAGCTCGCAGTCTCGGCAG AGCCAGGTTTACAGGAGTCAGCAGGACTTGGCAGGCCCCTATGAAGCACCGGGTCAGGCAATCGCCGCCGATTACACATACAACCAGTACTCTGAGAACACGGTACACCCGGGATACTCGGATTACCAGTACGGATACCCGGCAGAAACAGGCTGGCAGCCTGTGGAGAAAG CTCCACCAAGACCAGTGACCCCAGAGAAATTCACCATTCCTCACCTGTGTGTCCGGTTCAGCCCCGGAGGGCAGCTGCTGAAAGTGTTGCCCAACCTCCCTTCGGAAGGACAGCCTGCCTTGGTGGAGATACACAGCCTGGAG ACTATACTGCAGCATCTGTCAGAGCAAGAGGAGCTGAGGAACTTCCCAGGGCCGCTAGCGAA GGAAGAGACGCACAAAGTTGACGTTATCAACTTTGCTCAGAACAAGGCCACGGAATGCCTGAGGAATGACGAGCTTCTGGACAAGGAGTCTGCCAACCTGCTGTGGGAGCTGATTGTGCTGCTGTGCAGGCAGAACGGG ACGGTGATCGGTACGGACATTGCAGAGCTACTCTTGCGGGAGCACCGGTCTGTCTGGCTCCCCGGCAAATCGCCAAACGAAGCCAACCTGATCGACTTCAACAACGACCTGGTTCCTCGTGCGGAGGATGAGTCCTGCACCTCGCTCCTGGCTGACAGCTTCCTTGACGGCAACGCCACCGAGAGCACCGGCAAAGACACCGAGCGCTTCCGAGAGCTGCTGCTCTTTGGCCGCAAGAAG GATGCCCTGGAATCTGCCATGAAGCACGGGCTATGGGGTCACGCTCTGTTGCTGGCCAGCAAAATGGACAGCCGGACACACGCCAAGGTCATGACCAG GTTTGCCAACAGCCTGCCCATCAACGACCCTCTGCAGACAGTGTACCAGCTGATGTCTGGGCGCATGCCAGCCGCAGCCACG TGTTGTGGAGACGAGAGATGGGGAGACTGGCGGCCTCATCTCGCCATGGTGCTGTCCAACCTTTCCATCGGCCCAGACCTGGACCGAAGGACCATCACCACCATGGGAGACACACTCG